The following proteins are co-located in the Sandaracinaceae bacterium genome:
- a CDS encoding sulfatase gives MSRVYRRSVWLWLVASVAGWGLGCGSGAAGGPVESTPDRPEALRAGSDDRSATDVRTPDEAHEDQLPDDAHEAQVPDDRVARVVLSLAECDERAERWLGGARVVDLGAPEGAQYTGGGWHTGLRAASLGEGGPGVALAAGNRATLNVPVDHAGPLGITLRARAFRGDQVFAAWDGESVPVRVLADTSGETLGRLPTDGSFARLAVQVPQASAGHHSLTLRVRGGAGTFAGQTATLALDWMRVGDPGDLVAGRAAPAPLSVLVGEQPGLRLSVGERVGYVLRVPPGARLRGVLRSGALGLRVARDGRAEETLSPVAEGAFDVDLAAFAGELVRLELSADDRGAELVRPSVVVLEPRPTRATAVRPPRNVLLYLVDTLRADHLSPYNDQTRVRTPGLAAFVREAQTMRRAHAQENWTKPSVATLLSSLMPWEHTAVQDASVVPESVALLPELLREHGFFTGSFIANGYVSDRFGFAQGWHTYRNYVREGRRTQAEFVAADVLQWLDDREDTRPFLLYVHTIDPHVPYRRREDTLALYGDLRYDGPASVANNADLLGRVKLGRVSLGDADRAHLEALYDGEITYHDVHFQAIMDGLERRHLADDTLVIVTSDHGEEFWDHGSVGHGHSLYEELLHVPMFVRHPGLPQGRIAREVGADVGLVDVLPTIFDALGLPIPSGVAGRSFLPALLGESSGVPQVTVSGFMENWRAVTSADLKLILRANGQHRLFDLSRDPREEHDIAAEQPLAVVHLRAMLGLRLAEAEPVLSGAARRSRPPRHRPQSTTIDAETREQLRALGYLID, from the coding sequence ATGTCTCGCGTGTATCGCCGGTCCGTGTGGTTGTGGCTCGTCGCTTCGGTGGCGGGCTGGGGGCTTGGCTGCGGGTCGGGAGCTGCGGGCGGGCCCGTCGAGTCGACCCCCGACCGGCCCGAGGCGTTGCGGGCAGGGTCGGACGACAGGTCGGCGACCGACGTACGCACGCCGGACGAGGCACATGAAGATCAACTGCCGGACGACGCACACGAAGCGCAGGTGCCGGACGACCGGGTGGCGCGCGTGGTGCTGAGCCTGGCCGAGTGTGACGAACGCGCGGAGCGTTGGCTGGGCGGCGCACGCGTGGTCGATCTCGGCGCCCCTGAGGGTGCGCAGTACACGGGGGGCGGGTGGCACACTGGCCTGCGCGCCGCCTCGCTGGGTGAGGGCGGACCCGGGGTGGCGCTCGCCGCAGGGAATCGGGCGACGTTGAACGTCCCAGTGGATCACGCCGGCCCCCTGGGCATCACGCTGCGGGCACGCGCCTTCCGTGGTGACCAAGTGTTCGCCGCGTGGGACGGTGAGTCCGTGCCCGTGCGCGTGCTCGCGGACACCTCCGGCGAGACGCTGGGGCGCCTGCCGACCGACGGCTCGTTCGCACGCCTTGCGGTGCAGGTGCCGCAAGCGAGCGCGGGACACCACAGCCTCACGCTCCGAGTCCGAGGTGGGGCGGGGACCTTCGCGGGTCAGACCGCCACGCTCGCGCTCGACTGGATGCGGGTGGGTGATCCTGGCGACCTGGTCGCGGGGCGAGCGGCGCCAGCGCCGCTGAGCGTGCTCGTCGGCGAGCAGCCCGGCTTGCGTCTGTCGGTCGGTGAGCGCGTGGGCTACGTGCTGCGCGTCCCGCCCGGCGCCCGCTTGCGCGGCGTGCTGCGATCCGGGGCGCTAGGGCTGCGCGTCGCGCGTGACGGGCGAGCCGAGGAGACCCTCTCCCCGGTCGCCGAGGGGGCCTTCGACGTCGACCTCGCCGCGTTCGCGGGCGAGCTCGTGCGTCTCGAGCTGTCCGCCGACGACCGTGGCGCGGAGCTCGTGCGACCGAGCGTCGTGGTGCTCGAGCCGCGTCCGACGCGCGCTACGGCGGTGCGTCCGCCTCGCAACGTGCTGCTCTACCTCGTCGACACGCTGCGGGCGGACCACCTCAGCCCGTACAACGACCAGACGCGCGTGCGGACGCCTGGGCTTGCGGCCTTCGTGCGCGAGGCCCAGACCATGCGACGCGCGCACGCGCAGGAGAACTGGACCAAGCCAAGTGTGGCGACCTTGCTGTCGTCGCTCATGCCGTGGGAGCACACGGCGGTGCAGGACGCCTCCGTGGTTCCCGAGTCGGTGGCGCTCCTCCCCGAGTTGCTGCGCGAGCACGGCTTCTTCACGGGGTCGTTCATCGCGAATGGCTACGTGTCGGACCGGTTCGGGTTCGCGCAGGGCTGGCACACCTACCGCAACTACGTGCGCGAAGGCCGCCGGACGCAGGCCGAGTTCGTCGCCGCCGACGTGCTCCAGTGGCTCGACGACAGGGAGGATACGCGCCCGTTCCTACTCTACGTGCACACCATCGACCCGCACGTCCCCTACCGACGCAGGGAGGACACGCTCGCGCTGTACGGGGACCTGCGCTACGACGGGCCCGCCTCCGTCGCGAACAACGCCGATCTGCTGGGGCGCGTGAAGCTGGGACGCGTGTCCTTGGGCGACGCCGACCGCGCGCACCTCGAGGCGCTCTACGACGGAGAGATCACGTACCACGACGTGCACTTTCAAGCGATCATGGACGGGCTCGAGCGGAGGCACCTTGCCGACGACACGCTCGTCATCGTGACCTCGGACCACGGCGAGGAGTTTTGGGACCACGGGTCCGTCGGGCACGGTCACAGCCTCTATGAGGAGTTGCTGCACGTGCCCATGTTCGTGCGTCACCCTGGGCTTCCGCAGGGCCGCATCGCGCGAGAGGTCGGGGCCGACGTGGGCTTGGTGGACGTGCTGCCGACGATCTTCGACGCGCTCGGGCTGCCCATCCCCAGCGGAGTGGCGGGCCGCTCGTTCTTGCCTGCGCTGCTCGGGGAGTCGAGCGGCGTTCCACAGGTCACCGTCAGCGGCTTCATGGAGAACTGGCGCGCGGTGACCAGCGCGGACCTCAAGCTCATTCTCCGCGCGAACGGGCAGCACCGCTTGTTCGACTTGTCGCGTGACCCGCGGGAAGAACACGACATCGCCGCGGAGCAGCCACTGGCTGTGGTGCACCTGCGCGCCATGCTCGGACTACGACTGGCCGAGGCCGAGCCCGTGTTGTCTGGTGCGGCGCGACGGTCCCGCCCACCACGGCACAGGCCGCAGTCGACGACGATCGACGCCGAGACGCGCGAACAGCTGCGCGCCCTGGGCTATCTGATCGACTGA
- a CDS encoding carboxypeptidase regulatory-like domain-containing protein, translated as MLPAAFAAADALVNVEVRSAAGQPVDGVVVLQARGGEARYQCTTSSGNCHIDDVPGGQYTATFTPTGGAAQAPRSVMIPPAGTVSLRVAAR; from the coding sequence ATGCTTCCGGCAGCCTTCGCCGCGGCGGACGCGCTGGTGAACGTGGAGGTCCGCTCCGCGGCGGGGCAGCCGGTCGACGGGGTGGTGGTCCTTCAGGCGCGTGGTGGCGAAGCCCGCTACCAGTGCACGACCTCCAGTGGCAATTGTCACATCGACGACGTCCCCGGGGGTCAGTACACGGCGACGTTCACGCCCACTGGCGGAGCCGCCCAGGCGCCGCGGTCGGTGATGATCCCGCCCGCCGGTACGGTCAGCCTACGCGTCGCCGCACGCTGA
- a CDS encoding OmpA family protein, translated as MRFVRLAVLSFLALTPIFAAAPAAHAQGDFGDEFDDEFGPPRTAPAPAPAPAPAPAPRATPTPTPAPTPAPRPAPAADEFDDEFGAGTSPTPAPEASPEATAVDAPAPPPPSEREQADAERELRLRLFRSHNTYLGPTGGIHVVGADSGPRGTFRVALGGEFFRSNGFLTAGDGAQRFGGALSLSWTAHENIEVFASLLSYATTNAGSNPNLIQVLGDTHLGIKGFHWVTPFLAVGGDVDLNLLNHVGDIGVVLRSTSLGIRANLTADLRGLASAIPFIVRFNARYWMDNSDELIEHTEQQRYAGLADPLPIQDERRHLLTAAERFALEVNRTDFMDLSLGFEAPLQAAKDFYIHPLLEWNWRIPINRQGYDCVFVPDPSSPGSPEPGDDGCLDVEGVSSFPMTLSLGVRVLPPVRGLALTVAADIGLTGVNTLVRELAPTQPYNILFAASYAYETAAPVPEIREVEVVREVPVGPPPRGRIAGTAVEQGSGAPISGAVVRFTGRSETALLTGPDGTFVTYLFDPGTIEMALEHEEYRPGSCSATIPEPASGATEDMRVEVRCELEALPRRGHIDGRVLSEDGPVGGATMELSGPSSHTLTTDASGAFRLQDVPPGVYDARVEADGHLIKLAQFEVVARETARPEITLLRRPRRSLVRVTARAIVIRRQINFATDSDEILEQSFGLMEEIADVILRNPQLASIEIQGHTDDRGGREHNEELSQRRADAVRVWLIQHGVEAHRLQAVGYGQTRPLVPNITSSNRARNRRVQFVVQE; from the coding sequence ATGCGTTTCGTCCGCTTGGCCGTACTTTCTTTCCTCGCTCTCACGCCCATCTTCGCCGCAGCCCCCGCTGCGCATGCGCAAGGAGACTTCGGAGACGAGTTCGACGACGAGTTCGGACCGCCGCGTACCGCGCCCGCTCCCGCGCCGGCCCCAGCGCCGGCCCCAGCCCCACGCGCCACCCCCACCCCAACGCCCGCTCCGACCCCCGCGCCTCGGCCAGCGCCCGCGGCCGACGAGTTCGACGACGAATTCGGCGCAGGGACCAGCCCGACCCCCGCCCCCGAGGCCAGCCCGGAGGCGACCGCCGTGGACGCCCCGGCGCCCCCGCCTCCCAGCGAGCGCGAGCAAGCCGACGCGGAGCGCGAGCTGCGTCTGCGCCTGTTCCGTTCGCACAACACCTACCTCGGCCCCACCGGTGGCATCCACGTGGTCGGCGCGGACAGTGGCCCGCGTGGCACCTTCCGCGTGGCCTTGGGCGGCGAGTTCTTCCGCAGCAACGGCTTTCTCACCGCGGGTGACGGGGCGCAACGCTTCGGTGGCGCGCTCTCGCTGAGCTGGACGGCCCACGAGAACATCGAGGTGTTTGCGTCGCTCCTGAGCTACGCGACGACCAACGCGGGCAGCAACCCCAACCTCATCCAGGTGTTGGGCGACACGCACCTCGGCATCAAGGGCTTCCACTGGGTCACCCCCTTTCTGGCGGTTGGTGGCGACGTGGACCTCAACCTCCTCAACCACGTCGGTGACATCGGGGTGGTGCTGCGCAGCACCAGCTTGGGCATCCGAGCCAACCTCACCGCCGACCTGCGGGGCCTCGCGAGCGCCATCCCGTTCATCGTGCGCTTCAACGCACGCTACTGGATGGACAACTCCGACGAGCTCATCGAGCACACCGAGCAGCAGCGCTACGCCGGCTTGGCCGACCCGCTCCCCATCCAGGATGAGCGGCGCCACTTGCTGACCGCAGCGGAGCGCTTCGCGCTCGAGGTCAACCGCACCGACTTCATGGACCTGTCGCTGGGCTTCGAGGCGCCGCTGCAGGCCGCGAAGGACTTCTACATCCACCCGCTCCTCGAGTGGAACTGGCGTATCCCCATCAACCGGCAAGGGTACGACTGCGTGTTCGTGCCGGACCCGAGCAGCCCGGGCAGCCCCGAACCCGGCGACGACGGATGCCTCGATGTCGAGGGCGTCTCGTCCTTCCCCATGACGCTCTCTCTGGGTGTCCGCGTACTCCCGCCCGTGCGAGGACTGGCGTTGACCGTGGCCGCGGACATCGGGTTGACGGGCGTGAACACGCTCGTGCGCGAGCTGGCGCCGACGCAGCCCTACAACATCTTGTTCGCCGCCAGCTACGCATACGAGACTGCGGCCCCGGTGCCCGAGATCCGCGAGGTCGAGGTCGTTCGGGAGGTGCCCGTCGGACCTCCGCCCCGCGGGCGCATCGCAGGCACGGCCGTGGAGCAAGGCAGCGGCGCGCCCATCTCCGGGGCCGTCGTGCGCTTCACGGGTCGCTCGGAGACTGCGCTGCTGACCGGTCCAGACGGAACCTTCGTGACGTATTTGTTCGACCCCGGCACCATCGAGATGGCGCTGGAGCACGAGGAGTATCGCCCCGGCAGCTGCTCGGCCACGATCCCCGAGCCCGCCTCGGGCGCCACGGAGGACATGCGCGTCGAGGTGCGCTGCGAGCTCGAGGCGCTGCCGCGTCGTGGCCACATCGACGGGCGGGTGCTCTCCGAGGATGGCCCCGTCGGCGGGGCCACCATGGAACTGAGCGGGCCGTCTTCCCACACGCTCACCACCGACGCCTCGGGAGCGTTCCGCCTCCAGGACGTCCCCCCAGGTGTGTATGACGCGCGCGTCGAGGCCGACGGGCACCTCATCAAGCTCGCGCAGTTCGAGGTCGTGGCTCGGGAGACCGCGCGGCCCGAGATCACGCTCCTGCGCCGCCCACGCCGGTCGCTGGTGCGCGTGACGGCGCGCGCCATCGTCATTCGTCGTCAGATCAACTTCGCGACCGACAGCGACGAGATCCTGGAGCAGAGCTTCGGGCTGATGGAGGAGATCGCAGACGTGATCCTCCGCAATCCCCAGCTCGCCTCGATCGAGATCCAGGGCCACACGGATGATCGTGGCGGCCGGGAGCACAACGAGGAGCTGTCGCAGCGCCGCGCGGACGCCGTGCGCGTCTGGCTCATCCAGCACGGCGTCGAGGCGCACCGCCTGCAGGCGGTCGGATATGGCCAGACGCGCCCGCTCGTGCCGAACATCACGTCCTCGAACCGCGCGCGCAACCGCCGCGTGCAGTTCGTCGTCCAAGAGTGA
- a CDS encoding matrixin family metalloprotease codes for MTTSSMAPTLAMPCVTDGVPLSWRNGCMAYAVDYRGGIDLSAAQIEGVLDASFRTWMDVTCDGGSPGFDVRGYSERATCQDAQFRSSRGNVNVVAMVTDWEERDYDPDAFAISTVWHNTDTGSILDVDILVNEQLGPYALCPATGCPPALPRDQVVDFQNVITHEVGHFFGIAHSDVPNATMYVSAARGETLKRTLADDDIEAMCTIYAPGTLNACTDHTPRGGLDLNCEDDARGSSCSVGRPDSPVGAWGVLVLAVLTLCRGRKRQRRVIRRR; via the coding sequence ATGACCACCAGCTCCATGGCGCCCACCCTCGCGATGCCGTGCGTCACCGACGGGGTGCCGCTCAGCTGGCGCAACGGATGCATGGCGTACGCGGTCGACTACCGCGGGGGCATCGACCTCAGCGCCGCGCAGATCGAGGGCGTGCTGGACGCTAGCTTTAGGACCTGGATGGACGTCACGTGCGACGGTGGCTCGCCGGGGTTCGACGTGCGCGGATACTCGGAGCGGGCCACGTGCCAGGACGCCCAGTTTCGCTCCAGCCGGGGCAACGTGAACGTCGTGGCGATGGTCACCGATTGGGAAGAGCGCGACTACGACCCGGACGCGTTCGCGATCAGCACCGTCTGGCACAATACGGACACGGGGTCGATCCTCGACGTGGACATCCTCGTGAACGAGCAGCTCGGGCCCTACGCGCTTTGTCCGGCGACGGGCTGCCCCCCCGCGCTGCCCCGCGACCAGGTGGTGGACTTCCAAAACGTCATCACCCACGAAGTCGGACACTTCTTCGGGATCGCACACTCGGACGTACCCAACGCCACGATGTACGTGTCGGCCGCACGTGGGGAGACACTCAAGCGCACCCTGGCCGACGACGACATCGAGGCCATGTGCACCATCTACGCCCCTGGGACGTTGAACGCGTGCACGGACCACACGCCACGGGGCGGGCTCGATCTGAACTGTGAAGACGACGCGCGAGGGAGTAGCTGCAGCGTGGGCCGCCCGGACTCGCCGGTGGGCGCGTGGGGGGTGCTCGTCCTCGCAGTGCTGACCCTTTGTCGGGGCCGCAAGCGCCAGAGGCGCGTGATTCGACGGCGTTGA